In Paenibacillus durus, the DNA window AGGCTCTGATCGAGACTTGCGACGAGATACTTCTTGGAGCCCCATTCTCCGTATGGACCCGGCCACATATAGAAACCGGCCTTGCTGGAGATGATCATCTCGTCCCGGTAAGGAAGAAAATCTTTTTTCAGGATGGCGCCGAAGTTCTCCTCGGCGGAGCCTGGGGGCGGTCCGTAATTGTTCGCGAGATCGAAATGCGTAATGCCCAGATCGAACGCTCTTCGGATCATGGCTCTGCCGTTCTCAAGTGCGTCGATCCCGCCGAAGTTATGCCATAGGCCGAGCGAAATCGCCGGCAGGCGCAGGCCGCTGCGTCCGCAGCGGTTATAAACCATATTCTCGTATCTGTCCGTATTGGCCGTGTACATCGTAGAATACCCTCCTGCAATGAATTGGCGTTCACCCTGACGGGTGAGCTGTTATTGCTGCGCTTTCATTGTAGCGGAAATGAGGAAACAAACGAATGTCAGCAAGGGAGGAAAATATATCATAATGTCAGATTTGCATGACCTTCCCGGTAGCTCTTGGGCGAGCAGCCTTGGACCTTTTTGAACATTCGTGAGAACAGGAGCGCATCCTCATAACCGATCGAGCGGGCAATCTCTCCGATGGTGCAATCGGTTCGGGTGAGCAGCTCGCACGCTTTGGCCATACGGTAGCCCAGCAGGTACTGGCGCGGCGGCATGCCGACAACATGCTTGAAGAGCGCGGATACGTATTTGCGGTTAAGCTGCAGCATTTCAGACATCATTTCCATCGTGATATTCTCGCAGTAATGGGCCTCTATAAAATGCAGGCACTTCTCCACATGCTCGTTCTTGCGTCCTTGCACAGCGGAATCCGCTGCAGCCGCAGGGACGGAGCGAAGTAGAGCCGCCAGGAATTCGTACAGAATCGCCGTTAGCGGCAGATCGAGCGCGCCGCTGGTCGCGGCGGCCTCTGTCAGCCTGTCATAAAGCCCGTTCATCACCACGCCATCCATGGGAAAAACGGGATATTCGGGCGACAGGGTTGTTCTGGACAGAAGCGGCTTCACCCTTTCTCCCGTGAAGGCGATCCAGGAGTAGTTCCAAGGATCGCTCTCATCGGCGGCGTAGGAGGCAACGACCCGGGGATAAGTCAGAAAGGCCTGTCCTGGCGTCAGGATATGGGATTGTCCAGCCACCACAACCTTGCCGGTCCCTTTATGAACGAAATGGATTTTGAAGTAGTCTCTGAAGCCGGGACCGAAGGCATGTCCGGGAGCGCATTGCTCTCGGCCCCAGAACAGGAGATGCAGATCCGGAGAGACACCGAATGGCTGCTCTGCGTTGTAATGAAAGATGGCCATATTTTTGCGCTCCTTGCTGAAAAAATTAAGGTATAGCGGTCAAGCGCTTCACCACCTCATTATACCTTAAAGGCAAACGTAAATTGATAAATTGAAGTTAATGTGAACCGCAAGCAGGTCATGAAGTGCAAATACCCGCAAATCAAGCCGGTTGCCGTATTCGGGTGCCGGGAGGTTTGCGGGTGCTTTTTTGGAGTGCGTATGTTGCAAAATAAAAACCGGCTTTCCATACGGAGCCGGCGAACGATTGATGAGACCTATTCTTGTATTCGGATGGGAAAAGCTTAAGCTTCCATTTTCAGCATGACCAGCTCATCCACAGGATTGCCTTCAACCAGATGCTCCTTAACGATACGCTGAACATCGTCAGTGGTCACATTGTAGTACCATACTCCGTCCGGATAGACAATGAGAAACGGGCCGTTGCCGCAAAGGCCAAGACAGCTGGTCTTGTTGATCTTAACCGTCTTATTGATCCCTTGTTCGACAAGCTCTTCCTTGAAAGCCTGCATAACTTCTTCTACGTCCTGGTTATTACAGTGCTCGCTGCAACAAAACAGCAGATGTTTCTTTAATACCTTCAGCCGCATGTTCATGGTTTTTCCTCCTTGGTTTGCGTTGCTTTTATTTACACCTTTAGCATGAAGTATAGTCCTTTTGTTACCGTTTGTAAGGAAAAAGGAGCGAGTGTTCCAAAAGATTCAATAATCTGAAATTTATTTCACATATTACGTAATATATAATGACGCGACTATAACTTGTGATGGATTTTTTGACGATTTTTTATCATATTACAGCTTCTTTTCTGTTTAGAAATTATTTTTGAGGATTCCTCTTTACGGTCGTCGATTCACAGTTTATTCAGAATTGATTTGGTTAAGTAAGCTATGAGCAATGTAATCTAAAATTTAAATAATTTCAGGAGGTAATCGTTATGAATAAGAGGATTGTGGGCGTCTTTACGAACGAGCACGATGCGTCTAATGCGATCGGGGATTTAAAGATTCATGGTTTTCGAACAGAGGATATCTCCGTTATTGCGAGAAATAGAGAGGATATGAATGCAATCAGCGAAGAAACGGGAACGAGAGCTATCGAAGGGATGGCTTCAGGAGCGGCGGCGGGCGGCCTGCTCGGCGGAGTCACCGGACTGCTCGCCGGTATTGGCGCGCTGGCGATCCCGGGTATTGGGCCGATCATTGCGGCAGGTCCCGTTGCAGCGGTGTTGACTGGTGCAGTTGTGGGCGCCGGAACCGGCGGTCTTGTCGGAGGGTTGATCGGTCTTGGCATTCCGGAGGATGAAGCGGAAACCTACAATTTTCATGTGGATGAAGGTTGTATTCTGGTTATGGTCGATGCGGATACCTCTCAGGAGAATGAAGTCTATGAAATTTTTCGAATGCGGAACTCACGGAACAGCTATCATTATGTAGATACGGATACGATGCCTGGCAGCAGGATGACTGACGTCTCAATAGTCAATGATCCGATGAACGACAGATGGGAGGCGGATTCTGTTGATAGCGCATTCAATGGATTCGGCCTTAAGGGCACAGATGACACCAGGCTGGATACGATGAACTCGAATCCGTCGAGAGCCCGGGAAGACTTGGACATGACTGGACCTGATAAAGCGCGAGACGTTTCCGGCAGACTCCTGGCTGATACCGGCATGAACATGGAACGTAAGCAGCGTCCGCACGATAATCTGCCGGTCCTTCATAAAGAAATCGGTGATTGAAGGGCGTATAATAAGTGTTAAGAGGCCTTATCAGAGAAAAAAGTGGAGAAAAGCCCAAAAAGCGAAGAGCGGTCTCTCAAGCCCAAAAGGGCAAGGAGGGCCGCTCTTGTCTGCGAATGATACATAAGGGGAAGATGAAGTTGAGAATTGAAGCATTGCAGCCTGACCGGCTGGCGGAGTTCATAGCCTACTGCAAGAAACACAGAAGTGAAATCGATGAGTCGTTTCTGTACGACGAAGATTTGAATGGCTTTCAGCCCGGATCGGACAATCCCACCTACATCGGAATTAACCGGGAGGGTGAGCTGGTGGCGGCCGTTTCGCTTATTGTGGATGATTACAATCGGAGAGGACGAAAGGCCCGCTTCAGAATATTTCATTCGGAAACGGAAGACATGAACGTATATGAAATGCTGTTAGCGGCTGTGCTTAAACATACGGAGGGACTGGACAAGTTAAATATTTTTGTGCCGTCTGTCAACCCGGAGCTGATGCGGGCGATGGAGGAGCTGGATTTTGTAGTGGAGCGATATTCCTGCCTGCTGGTAAACGGCTGCCGGGAGACGGCGGCATTTAGCCTGCCGAAAGGGTATGCAGTCCGACCTTTCCGTCCGGGAAGCGATGCGGAAATTTGGAGCGGAATCCGAAATACGGGATTCGCCAAGCTTCAGGGCAGCGAAACGCCCGTTACGCCCGAGATGGTGCTGAAGATGGCTGCAGGGGAGGATTCTATTGACGGCGGAATGATGATCCTGTATGACGGGGACAAGCCTGTGGGCATTGTCAGAGGAAGCGCAGACCAGTATGAAGGTTCGCCAATTATGAATATCGGACCGCTTGCTCTCCTTCCGGAATACCAGGGGAAAGGGCTGGGAAGAATTCTGCTGCGGGCTGTCCTGCAATTTGCCAAGGAAAAGGGCTATACGGGAACGATTCTGTGCGTCAACGCGGAAAATGAACGGGCGAAGGCATTGTATCTTCAGGAAGGCTTCGAACAAGTCGAATCCGCGATATGCTATAAATTTGAGCTGCTTAGCGTTCATTTTCGGTAAGCAAGCAGGCGGTAGCGCATGAAGAAGACCGTGCCCCTCAGTCAGAGCGGGCACGGTCTTCGCTTGTTACAATATGGAGTGATTTTACAGGGAAGCAACCTTCTTACCCGCAGTTCCTTGCGGGATTTCCTTGCCGGGAAGGAAATGGATGCTGCGGATGTAGCGGATCGTCCGGCTTTGCGCCCGCATGATGACGGAATGCGTCTCAGCGCGATCCTTGCCGATGAAGCGGACGCCATTCAGGAATTCGCCGGAGGTTACCCCGGTCGCGGCAAAAATCACGTCGCCCGTTCCGACCATATCGTCCATGTACAGCACGCGCGTCGGATTGGCAATGCCCATCCGCATGCAGCGCTGCAGCTCGAACGGACCTTGCGGCAGCAGCTGGCCCTGCATTTCGCCGCCAAGGCATTTCAGCGCCGCCGCGGCAAGCACGCCTTCCGGAGCGCCGCCGGAGCCGAGGTACAGGTCGACGCCGCTTTCCGGCAGAGCGGCTGCGATCGCTCCCGCCACATCGCCGTGGCTGAGCAGCTTGATACGCACCCCTGCCTGGCGGAGGGAGTTAATCAGCCCTGCGTGCCGCTCGCGGTCGAGCACCATGACGGTCATCTCGGACAGCGATTTGCCAAGATGATGGGCGGCTTTGGTCAGCGTAATTTCCACCGGGTCCTCAAGGCTGAGCTTGCCCACCAGCTCGGGACCGCAGGCCAGCTTCTCCATGTAGATGTCCGGAGCGTGCAGCAGACTACCCTTGTCGGCAATGGCGATGACCGATTGGGCGTTCTGCAGCCCGGCGGCGACGACCTCCGTGCCTTCCAGCGGATCGACAGCCACATCGACCAGCGGTCCGCGCTTGTTGCCGACTTTCTCGCCGATATACAGCATGGGGGCGTCGTCCATTTCGCCTTCGCCAATGACTACGGTCCCGTCGATGGAGACGGAATCGAACATGGAACGAATGGCCGTTGTCGCCGCATCATCGGCGGCATCCTTATCCCCGCGGCCAATCCAGCTTGCCGAAGCCAAAGCACCCAATTCCGTCACCCGTACAATCTCAAGAGCCAATTCGCGTTCCATAGTTAATTCCCTCCATCCATATTTTGTATTTCTATTGGAAGCTTCACTTTATGGGGTGATTTTTAAATGTAACCCATAATAAGTCCGGCAGTTTCTTCAATTGCCTTGTCGGTAATATCAATGACCGGGCAGCCGAGCCGCTCGAACAGCGCTTCGGCGTACTTGATCTCTTCCTTGATCCGTTTCAGACTCGCATACTGGGAGTCGACCGGAAGTCCCAGTACCTTAAGACGCTCCGACCGGATCTTCAGCATATGTTCCGGTTCCATCGTCAGTCCGATCATCCGCTGGGGCGGAAGCTTGAACAGCTGGCCCGGCGGGCTGATCTCCGGCACGATCGGATAATTGACCACTTTCTTGCCGCGGTGGGCAAGAAAGATGCCAAGCGGCGTCTTCGAGGTGCGCGACATGCCGAGCAG includes these proteins:
- a CDS encoding general stress protein; amino-acid sequence: MNKRIVGVFTNEHDASNAIGDLKIHGFRTEDISVIARNREDMNAISEETGTRAIEGMASGAAAGGLLGGVTGLLAGIGALAIPGIGPIIAAGPVAAVLTGAVVGAGTGGLVGGLIGLGIPEDEAETYNFHVDEGCILVMVDADTSQENEVYEIFRMRNSRNSYHYVDTDTMPGSRMTDVSIVNDPMNDRWEADSVDSAFNGFGLKGTDDTRLDTMNSNPSRAREDLDMTGPDKARDVSGRLLADTGMNMERKQRPHDNLPVLHKEIGD
- a CDS encoding (2Fe-2S) ferredoxin domain-containing protein; amino-acid sequence: MNMRLKVLKKHLLFCCSEHCNNQDVEEVMQAFKEELVEQGINKTVKINKTSCLGLCGNGPFLIVYPDGVWYYNVTTDDVQRIVKEHLVEGNPVDELVMLKMEA
- the glpX gene encoding class II fructose-bisphosphatase, translating into MERELALEIVRVTELGALASASWIGRGDKDAADDAATTAIRSMFDSVSIDGTVVIGEGEMDDAPMLYIGEKVGNKRGPLVDVAVDPLEGTEVVAAGLQNAQSVIAIADKGSLLHAPDIYMEKLACGPELVGKLSLEDPVEITLTKAAHHLGKSLSEMTVMVLDRERHAGLINSLRQAGVRIKLLSHGDVAGAIAAALPESGVDLYLGSGGAPEGVLAAAALKCLGGEMQGQLLPQGPFELQRCMRMGIANPTRVLYMDDMVGTGDVIFAATGVTSGEFLNGVRFIGKDRAETHSVIMRAQSRTIRYIRSIHFLPGKEIPQGTAGKKVASL
- a CDS encoding GNAT family N-acetyltransferase, which gives rise to MRIEALQPDRLAEFIAYCKKHRSEIDESFLYDEDLNGFQPGSDNPTYIGINREGELVAAVSLIVDDYNRRGRKARFRIFHSETEDMNVYEMLLAAVLKHTEGLDKLNIFVPSVNPELMRAMEELDFVVERYSCLLVNGCRETAAFSLPKGYAVRPFRPGSDAEIWSGIRNTGFAKLQGSETPVTPEMVLKMAAGEDSIDGGMMILYDGDKPVGIVRGSADQYEGSPIMNIGPLALLPEYQGKGLGRILLRAVLQFAKEKGYTGTILCVNAENERAKALYLQEGFEQVESAICYKFELLSVHFR
- a CDS encoding AraC family transcriptional regulator, with the protein product MAIFHYNAEQPFGVSPDLHLLFWGREQCAPGHAFGPGFRDYFKIHFVHKGTGKVVVAGQSHILTPGQAFLTYPRVVASYAADESDPWNYSWIAFTGERVKPLLSRTTLSPEYPVFPMDGVVMNGLYDRLTEAAATSGALDLPLTAILYEFLAALLRSVPAAAADSAVQGRKNEHVEKCLHFIEAHYCENITMEMMSEMLQLNRKYVSALFKHVVGMPPRQYLLGYRMAKACELLTRTDCTIGEIARSIGYEDALLFSRMFKKVQGCSPKSYREGHANLTL